Proteins from a single region of Bradyrhizobium diazoefficiens:
- the fbcH gene encoding cytochrome b/c1, protein MSGPSDYQPSNPALQWIERRLPIMGLIHSSFVVYPTPRNLNYWWTFGAILSFMLGIQILTGVILAMHYTPHADLAFKSVELIVRDVNYGWLLRNMHAVGASMFFVAVYVHMLRGLYYGSYKEPREVLWILGVIIYLLMMATGFMGYVLPWGQMSFWGATVITNLFSAIPYVGESIVTLLWGGYSVGNPTLNRFFSLHYLLPFLIAGVVVLHVWALHVAGQNNPDGVEPKTEKDTVPFTPHATIKDMFGVTCFMLLYAWFIFYMPNYLGDADNYIPANPGVTPPHIVPEWYYLPFYAILRSIPNKLAGVIAMFSAIIILCFLPWLDSAKTKSSKYRPLAKQFFWIFVVVCILLGYLGAQPPEGIYVYAGRVLTGCYFAYFLIVLPLLARIEKPRPLPNSISDAVLAKTGSRSTPMVSTAIVLALAGTLFAASADKARAEEGGTKPPGNSWSFAGPLGTYDRGALQRGLKVYKEVCSNCHALSYIAFRNLGDPGGPGYSTAQVAAFASDYKIKDGPNDQGEMFERPGRPADYFPSPFPNEQAARAANGGAAPPDLSLITKARSYGRGFPMFIVDFFSQYQEQGPDYVAAVLQGFEDRVPEGVTIPEGSYYNKYFPGHAIKMPKPLSDGQVTYDDGSPATVAQYAHDVTTFLMWAAEPHMEARKRLGLQVFVFLIIFAGLMYFTKKKVWADSH, encoded by the coding sequence ATGAGCGGACCATCCGACTACCAGCCGAGCAATCCGGCCCTGCAATGGATCGAGCGGCGTCTGCCGATCATGGGTCTCATCCACTCTTCCTTCGTCGTCTATCCCACCCCGCGCAATTTGAACTACTGGTGGACCTTCGGCGCCATCCTCTCCTTCATGCTGGGAATCCAGATCCTGACCGGCGTGATCCTGGCGATGCACTACACGCCACATGCTGATCTCGCCTTCAAGTCGGTCGAGCTGATCGTCCGTGACGTGAACTATGGCTGGCTGCTGCGCAACATGCATGCGGTCGGCGCATCGATGTTCTTTGTCGCAGTCTATGTCCACATGCTGCGCGGTCTCTATTACGGCTCCTACAAGGAGCCGCGCGAGGTGCTCTGGATCCTCGGCGTCATCATCTACCTCCTGATGATGGCGACGGGCTTCATGGGCTACGTGCTCCCCTGGGGCCAGATGAGCTTCTGGGGCGCCACCGTCATCACCAATCTGTTTTCCGCCATTCCCTATGTCGGCGAGAGTATCGTGACGCTGCTGTGGGGCGGCTATTCGGTCGGCAATCCGACGCTGAATCGCTTCTTCTCGCTGCACTATCTGCTGCCGTTCCTGATCGCGGGCGTCGTCGTGCTCCACGTCTGGGCGCTGCACGTCGCCGGCCAGAACAATCCTGACGGCGTCGAGCCGAAGACGGAAAAGGACACGGTGCCGTTCACGCCGCATGCGACCATCAAGGACATGTTCGGCGTCACCTGCTTCATGCTGCTTTACGCCTGGTTCATCTTCTACATGCCGAACTATCTCGGCGACGCCGACAACTACATCCCGGCGAACCCGGGCGTGACACCGCCGCACATCGTGCCGGAATGGTATTACCTGCCGTTCTACGCGATCCTGCGCTCGATCCCGAACAAGCTCGCGGGCGTGATCGCGATGTTCTCGGCGATCATCATCCTGTGCTTCCTGCCTTGGCTCGACAGTGCGAAGACGAAGTCGTCGAAGTACCGTCCGCTTGCCAAGCAGTTCTTCTGGATTTTCGTCGTGGTCTGCATCCTGCTCGGCTACCTCGGCGCGCAGCCGCCGGAGGGCATCTACGTGTATGCCGGCCGGGTCCTGACGGGCTGCTACTTCGCCTACTTCCTGATCGTGCTGCCGCTGCTTGCGCGCATCGAGAAGCCGCGGCCGCTGCCGAATTCGATCTCGGACGCCGTGCTTGCCAAGACCGGTAGCCGGTCGACGCCGATGGTCTCGACCGCGATCGTGCTCGCGTTGGCAGGCACGCTGTTCGCCGCGTCGGCCGACAAGGCTCGCGCCGAGGAAGGCGGCACCAAGCCGCCGGGCAACAGCTGGTCGTTCGCGGGCCCTTTAGGCACGTATGACCGCGGCGCGCTTCAGCGTGGCCTGAAGGTCTACAAGGAAGTCTGCTCCAACTGCCACGCTCTGTCCTATATCGCTTTCCGCAATCTCGGAGATCCCGGCGGCCCCGGCTATTCGACTGCTCAGGTGGCGGCCTTCGCCTCCGACTACAAGATCAAGGACGGCCCGAACGATCAGGGCGAGATGTTCGAGCGCCCGGGCCGGCCGGCCGACTACTTCCCCTCGCCATTCCCGAACGAGCAGGCGGCGCGTGCGGCGAACGGCGGCGCGGCGCCGCCCGATTTGTCGCTGATCACCAAAGCCCGTTCCTACGGCCGCGGCTTCCCGATGTTCATCGTCGACTTCTTCAGCCAGTACCAGGAGCAAGGCCCGGATTATGTCGCCGCCGTGCTCCAGGGTTTTGAGGACAGGGTGCCGGAAGGCGTGACCATTCCGGAGGGCTCCTACTACAACAAGTACTTCCCGGGCCATGCCATCAAGATGCCGAAACCGCTCAGCGATGGCCAGGTGACCTATGACGACGGCTCGCCGGCCACGGTCGCGCAGTACGCTCACGACGTCACCACGTTCCTGATGTGGGCCGCCGAGCCGCACATGGAAGCGCGCAAGCGCCTCGGCCTCCAGGTGTTCGTGTTCTTGATCATCTTCGCGGGCTTGATGTACTTCACCAAGAAGAAGGTCTGGGCCGACTCGCACTGA
- a CDS encoding dienelactone hydrolase family protein, giving the protein MGTVITFKRPDGKDASGYLANAARGNAPGVVVIQEWWGLSDQIKGLCDRFALAGFDALAPDLYKGKVVPYHDTDAAGKEMNSLDFMDATTQTVRGATQYLSRNGAKVGLTGFCLGGAVTIIGAVHVPELAAGVVFYGIPPEQAAKPADVKIPLQAHFANKDDWCTPELVSGFEKAMKAAGKSLELFRYDAEHAFVNEQRQAVHDREAAELAWGRATEFFRKHLG; this is encoded by the coding sequence ATGGGAACCGTGATCACTTTCAAGCGCCCGGACGGCAAAGACGCATCGGGCTATCTCGCCAACGCTGCACGCGGCAACGCGCCGGGCGTGGTCGTGATCCAGGAATGGTGGGGCCTGTCGGACCAAATCAAGGGCCTGTGCGACCGCTTTGCGCTCGCCGGCTTCGATGCGCTGGCGCCCGATCTCTACAAGGGCAAGGTGGTGCCGTATCACGACACGGATGCCGCCGGCAAAGAGATGAACTCGCTCGATTTCATGGACGCCACCACGCAGACGGTGCGCGGCGCCACGCAATATCTGTCGCGCAACGGCGCCAAGGTCGGCCTGACCGGTTTCTGCCTCGGCGGCGCCGTCACCATCATCGGCGCGGTGCATGTGCCGGAGCTCGCCGCCGGGGTCGTGTTCTACGGCATCCCGCCGGAGCAAGCGGCCAAGCCCGCCGACGTCAAGATCCCGCTCCAGGCCCACTTCGCCAACAAGGATGATTGGTGCACGCCGGAGCTGGTCAGCGGCTTCGAAAAAGCCATGAAGGCCGCCGGCAAGTCGCTGGAGCTCTTCCGCTATGATGCCGAACACGCCTTCGTCAACGAACAGCGCCAGGCCGTGCACGACCGCGAAGCCGCCGAGCTCGCCTGGGGCAGGGCGACGGAGTTTTTCAGGAAGCATCTGGGGTAG
- a CDS encoding DUF4375 domain-containing protein has translation MTTVVVPRDALEAAREPKKAEYLTGAVVDYVNEIQRTGAYTRDELPAVAMQAYHADYYLAQVYNGGHSQFIGNTGAAQLPTTAGDALAGLKIMGAGAQHQILLKMMAWVEANPGEAAAQNGFTQRAAMLNALDTRFYEVERQQPMTPLGPGGSRAGPNCKP, from the coding sequence TTGACGACGGTTGTCGTGCCTCGCGATGCGCTGGAAGCGGCTCGGGAGCCCAAGAAAGCCGAATATCTAACTGGCGCTGTCGTCGACTACGTCAATGAAATTCAACGTACCGGCGCCTACACTCGAGATGAATTGCCCGCTGTGGCCATGCAGGCCTATCACGCCGACTACTATCTCGCTCAGGTCTACAACGGCGGTCACAGTCAGTTCATCGGCAACACGGGGGCCGCGCAGCTTCCGACAACAGCTGGGGATGCGCTCGCAGGGCTAAAGATCATGGGAGCAGGCGCGCAACACCAGATATTGCTGAAGATGATGGCCTGGGTGGAAGCAAATCCTGGCGAAGCGGCAGCGCAGAATGGCTTCACCCAGCGTGCCGCAATGCTCAACGCGCTTGACACTCGCTTCTATGAGGTCGAGCGGCAGCAGCCAATGACGCCGCTTGGGCCCGGTGGATCGCGAGCTGGCCCGAATTGCAAGCCGTGA